A genomic segment from Malus domestica chromosome 05, GDT2T_hap1 encodes:
- the LOC103408934 gene encoding glutamate receptor 2.7-like gives MSVSKTSANRVQRLWLLFPMVIIYLLIILPYGVEADSSTNVTNVGAIINFSSRIGKEQKTAMEIAAESFNNLSKTHKLILHFRDSGRDPFLAASAAEELIKEKKVEVIVGMDTWEEAAQVADLVGNQTQIPVISFAAPSITPPLMQHRWPFLIRIATDGYAQMKCIADIVSAYHWKTVVVVYEDDGYGGDVGMLALLTEALQDVGSKIEHRLVLPQISSLSNPNWVELEEMLRLPTMQSRVFIILQSSLPTVTNLFRLAGKMGLVGKESAWIITESIASLLEPQHTSDMKGTLGIRTFYANNTSSYTNFRKKFQTKYSEGNSAQPEIYALRAYDAIGIITQAIGKMTDNTISLEVLKTVLSSYTGLSANMRLNSGEVLSSPVFRIVNILDENRFQELNYWAPELGFSSDEAGENKFSDVGGVIWPGNLTGAPKGWAMPTVDKPMRIGVPGNTYFSKFVKVDLSRQDSDKKKYVGFCIAIFDMVINRLNYSLPYEFEVFDGLHDDLVERVHKKVYDAVVADITVLADRLDKVEFTQPYMESGLSMIVPAKPEKSTWMFMKPFTLQMWVVTGSIFIYTVFIIWFLERPLNPAFGGPLKNQIGTATWFTFSSLFFAHKEKIYSNLTRVVVIVWLFVVLSLTSSYTANLSSMLTVQRLKPNATYIDTNSKVGCDGDSFVIEYLQNVLGFKNIIKVKSEYNYPNEFKKKTIEAAFLELPYAEVFMNEYCEGYTATAPTYRFGGLSFIFQRGSPIVRDFSKVILELLENGEVKKLQNEWLTPKKECPRNATSNEPESLTLNSFTGLYVISAATSTLCFLLSFTIRLRRFQHQEAAQQGSASPSPTRETLSNKAVRMAKKIYTRQIDVPTRAPFFTFFAEEWSSPMWEYSTTSTTQHPHHTYNPTEIECIPIQSNPPTEINPTGSIPLNHRSSF, from the exons ATGTCTGTCTCTAAAACCAGCGCGAATCGTGTCCAAAGACTCTGGCTTCTGTTTCCCATGGTCATCATCTACCTTCTCATCATTCTCCCCTATGGAGTTGAAGCCGACAGTAGCACCAATGTCACCAACGTCGGTGCTATCATTAACTTTAGTTCACGTATTGGGAAAGAGCAGAAAACCGCCATGGAGATCGCAGCTGAGAGCTTTAACAACCTTTCAAAGACTcataagctcatccttcatTTTCGCGACTCCGGCAGAGACCCCTTTCTTGCTGCTTCTGCTG CTGAAGAATTGATAAAGGAGAAGAAAGTAGAAGTAATAGTTGGCATGGACACATGGGAGGAAGCAGCTCAAGTAGCTGATCTTGTCGGAAACCAAACTCAAATTCCGGTGATTTCGTTTGCAGCGCCCTCTATAACCCCACCACTAATGCAACACCGATGGCCATTTTTGATAAGAATAGCAACAGATGGTTATGCTCAGATGAAATGCATTGCGGATATAGTTTCAGCTTACCATTGGAAAACGGTGGTTGTGGTATACGAAGATGATGGTTATGGCGGCGATGTTGGGATGCTAGCTCTTTTGACCGAGGCGCTCCAAGATGTCGGTTCAAAGATTGAGCACCGTTTGGTTCTTCCGCAGATTTCTTCGCTGTCTAATCCAAACTGGGTTGAGCTAGAAGAGATGTTGAGGCTTCCCACCATGCAGTCTCGGGTGTTTATCATTCTCCAGTCATCGTTGCCTACGGTGACTAATCTATTTCGATTGGCTGGGAAGATGGGACTTGTTGGAAAAGAGTCAGCTTGGATCATCACCGAGAGTATTGCAAGTTTGCTTGAACCTCAACACACCTCTGACATGAAAGGCACCCTGGGAATCAGGACCTTCTATGCCAATAATACTAGTTCTTATACAAATTTCCGGAAGAAATTCCAAACGAAGTATTCAGAAGGAAATAGCGCGCAGCCAGAAATTTACGCTCTTCGAGCATATGATGCTATTGGAATCATTACACAGGCCATCGGAAAAATGACTGACAACACAATTAGCCTTGAGGTGTTGAAAACCGTATTGAGCAGTTATACAGGTTTGAGTGCGAACATGCGGTTAAACAGCGGTGAGGTACTGTCCTCTCCAGTTTTCAGGATTGTAAATATTTTGGATGAGAATAGATTCCAAGAATTGAACTATTGGGCACCGGAACTTGGGTTCTCATCGGATGAAGCAGGGGAAAACAAATTCAGTGATGTTGGTGGAGTAATCTGGCCTGGGAACCTAACTGGTGCCCCGAAAGGCTGGGCAATGCCTACTGTTGACAAGCCGATGAGAATTGGGGTGCCGGGTAATACTTACTTCAGCAAATTTGTGAAGGTTGATCTGTCCAGGCAAGACTCAGATAAGAAGAAGTATGTCGGTTTCTGCATTGCAATTTTTGATATGGTCATAAATCGTTTGAACTATTCTCTCCCGTATGAATTCGAAGTTTTCGATGGCTTGCACGATGATCTTGTGGAACGAGTCCATAAAAAG GTTTATGATGCTGTGGTTGCTGACATAACCGTGCTAGCTGATCGGCTGGACAAGGTGGAATTCACTCAGCCATATATGGAGTCTGGTTTGTCAATGATAGTTCCAGCAAAACCCGAAAAATCAACATGGATGTTTATGAAACCTTTCACATTGCAAATGTGGGTGGTGACTGGTTCCATCTTCATCTACACAGTGTTCATCATATGGTTCCTGGAGCGTCCGTTGAATCCAGCATTCGGTGGCCCCTTGAAGAATCAGATTGGCACAGCAACTTGGTTCACCTTCTCCTCTTTGTTCTTTGCTCACA AAGAGAAAATCTACAGCAACTTAACGCGAGTGGTGGTCATAGTGTGGCTGTTTGTTGTATTGAGCCTGACCTCAAGCTACACCGCTAATCTCTCTTCAATGCTCACCGTCCAACGACTGAAACCGAATGCAACATACATCGACACCAACTCGAAAGTTGGTTGCGACGGGGACTCATTTGTCATTGAGTACCTGCAGAATGTCCTTGGATTCAAAAACATCATCAAAGTCAAAAGCGAATACAACTACCCGAatgaattcaaaaaaaaaactatagagGCCGCCTTTCTTGAACTCCCATATGCAGAAGTCTTCATGAATGAGTACTGCGAAGGATATACTGCCACTGCACCCACCTATAGATTTGGAGGCTTGAGCTTT ATATTCCAGAGAGGTTCTCCGATAGTGCGTGATTTCTCGAAGGTGATTCTAGAGCTGTTGGAGAATGGGGAAGTGAAGAAGCTACAAAATGAATGGTTGACTCCCAAAAAGGAGTGTCCAAGAAATGCAACTTCGAACGAACCAGAAAGCTTGACCCTCAACAGTTTTACAGGCCTCTATGTAATATCAGCTGCTACTTCCACCTTATGCTTTCTGCTCTCTTTTACCATCAGGCTGAGGAGGTTTCAGCATCAAGAGGCAGCACAACAAGGCAGTGCAAGTCCGAGCCCGACCAGAGAAACGCTTTCGAACAAGGCAGTTAGAAtggcaaaaaaaatttacactCGACAGATTGACGTTCCAACCAGAGCtccattttttacttttttcgcAGAAGAATGGAGTTCTCCAATGTGGGAGTACTCCACCACTTCCACTACTCAGCATCCTCATCACACCTACAATCCAACAGAAATCGAATGcattccaatccaatccaatccgcCTACCGAAATCAACCCAACTGGTTCAATTCCTTTGAACCATAGATCATCATTTTAG
- the LOC103408861 gene encoding E3 ubiquitin-protein ligase At1g63170-like — protein sequence MLNSNHHQPPSPSDASSPLLGQSMADNLVRSRLLMRQPPRPLRGAARFLRRASSRRMMLREPSVRVREAAAEQLEERQSDWAYSRPIIVLDLLWNAGLLGIAVGVLSMSWKEAPSVPLRTWIGGYAFQCLVHMVCVGVECKRRRRGGQAAAEASSGWENSSASGSDDGEDYGVEQSADYTVTSVAKHLESANTVFSFIWWLLGFYWVTAGGESLTRDSPQLYWICITFLALDVVFVVICVAVVSLIGIAVCFCLPCIIAILYVVTDQEGATKEEIDHLPKYKFHKIPDFDKVNGEILESSGGVMTESDTTTPTEHVLSAEDAECCICLCAYEDGTELRELPCCHHFHCTCIDKWLQINATCPLCKFNILKSVSQSGSEEV from the exons ATGTTGAACTCAAACCACCACCAACCCCCGTCTCCCTCCGACGCTTCGTCGCCGCTTTTAGGCCAATCGATGGCCGACAACCTCGTCCGCAGCCGGCTGCTCATGCGTCAGCCGCCGCGCCCTCTTCGCGGCGCGGCTCGCTTCCTGCGTCGCGCCAGCAGCCGACGCATGATGCTGCGCGAGCCGTCGGTCCGGGTACGGGAGGCGGCGGCGGAGCAGCTGGAGGAGCGCCAGAGTGACTGGGCCTACTCTCGGCCGATTATCGTGTTGGACCTCTTGTGGAACGCCGGGCTCCTTGGGATTGCCGTCGGGGTGCTGTCGATGAGCTGGAAAGAGGCGCCTTCGGTGCCTTTGAGGACTTGGATTGGCGGGTACGCGTTTCAGTGCCTGGTCCATATGGTCTGCGTGGGGGTGGAGTGCAAGCGGCGGAGGCGCGGAGGTCAAGCGGCGGCGGAAGCGAGTTCCGGGTGGGAAAATTCATCTGCGTCTGGGAGTGATGATGGTGAGGACTATGGAGTTGAGCAGAGCGCCGACTACACTGTCACcag TGTTGCAAAGCATTTGGAGTCTGCAAATACGGTGTTTTCGTTTATCTGGTGGCTTCTTGGGTTCTACTGGGTGACTGCTGGCGGTGAAAGTTTGACACGAGATTCCCCACAGTTATACTG GATTTGTATCACTTTTCTTGCTTTGGATGTTGTCTTCGTAGTCATCTGCGTTGCTGTCGTGTCTCTCATTGGTATTGCCGTTTGCTTCTGTCTCCCCTGCATCATTGCCATATTGTATGTTGTGACAGATCAG GAAGGAGCAACAAAGGAAGAGATCGATCATTTGCCAAAGTACAAGTTCCACAAGATACCtgattttgacaaagttaatGGTGAGATCCTAGAATCTTCTGGAGGAGTAATGACGGAAAGCGACACTACTACACCTACTGAACATGTTCTTTCTGCAGAGGATGCT GAATGTTGCATCTGCCTTTGTGCCTACGAGGATGGAACTGAACTGCGTGAACTTCCATGCTGTCACCACTTTCACTGCACCTGCATAGACAAATGGTTACAGATCAATGCCACCTGCCCACTCTGCAAGTTCAACATTTTGAAGTCCGTTAGCCAAAGCGGTAGTGAAGAAGTATAA
- the LOC103408862 gene encoding apoptosis inhibitor 5-like protein API5, whose product MADPSDEAKHIEKLYEFGERLNESKDKSQNVKDYQGIINAAKTSVKAKQLAAQLIPRFFKFFPELSQPAIDTHLDLIEEEELGVRVQAIRGLPLFCKDTPEHIAKIVDILVQLLASEEFVERDAVHKALMALLRQDVKASLTALFKHIGSVDEPSTDEFIREKVLSFIRDKVFPIKAELLKPQEEMERHITDLIKKSLEDVTGAEFRMFMDFLKSLSIFGEKAPAERMKELIGIIEGQADLDAQFNVSDADHIDRLISCLFMALPFVVRGASSSKFLNYLDKHILPVSDKLPDERRLDLLKALAEVSPFTAPQDSRQILPSVVQLLKKNMPRRKTGEEFNFTYVECLLYTFHHLAHKVPNATNSLCGYKIVTGQPSDRLGEDFSEQYKEFTERLSYVEELTRATMKKLTQGMAEKNKAMAAAKSEEAKNTIKTEKQNTTTGLRTCNNILTMTKTLHSKTPSFIGDKSINLSWKEATKPAVPSSSPTTGAKRPANFSNGSGNMPSKKSRGGGGLQNQLVNRAFEGLSQGGRSGGRSGGGRSRGRGWGGRGRGRGYR is encoded by the exons ATGGCCGACCCCTCCGACGAGGCTAAGCATATCGAGAAGCTTTACGAGTTTGGCGAACGCCTCAACGAGTCCAAGGACAAGTCCCAG AATGTCAAGGACTACCAGGGGATTATCAATGCGGCCAAGACGAGTGTCAAGGCCAAGCAGCTGGCTGCCCAGCTTATTCCGAGGTTCTTCAAGTTCTTCCCCGAACTTTCGCAGCCCGCCATCGATACCCACCTCGATTTGATTGAAGAAGAAGAGCTCGGG GTACGAGTACAAGCTATTCGGGGCCTTCCCCTTTTTTGCAAGGATACGCCTGAACACATTGCGAAAATTGTAGACATTCTTGTGCAACTCCTTGCATCTG AGGAATTTGTGGAGCGTGATGCTGTGCATAAAGCACTTATGGCCCTTTTGAGGCAAGATGTTAAAG CTTCTTTGACAGCATTATTCAAGCACATTGGGAGTGTTGATGAACCAAGCACAGATGAGTTCATTCGCGAGAAGGTTTTAAGCTTCATTAGAGATAAG GTATTTCCTATTAAAGCTGAACTTTTGAAGCCTCAGGAGGAAATGGAAAGGCATATTACTGATTTAATAAAAAAG AGCTTGGAAGATGTAACTGGTGCAGAGTTTAGAATGTTTATGGACTTCTTAAAAAGTTTGAGCATATTTGGGGAGAAAGCTCCTGCCGAACGCATGAAAGAACTTATTGGAATTATTGAAGGACAAGCTGATTTGGATGCCCAATTCAAT GTTTCAGATGCTGATCATATTGACAGGTTGATATCCTGCCTATTCATGGCTCTACCATTTGTTGTG AGGGGTGCATCAAGCAGCAAGTTCCTAAACTATCTGGACAAACACATCCTTCCTGTTTCGGATAAG CTTCCTGATGAAAGAAGGCTAGATTTGCTAAAAGCCCTTGCAGAAGTTTCACCTTTCACAGCACCACAAGATTCTCGTCAGATTCTTCCTTCTGTTGTTCAGCTGTTGAAG AAAAACATGCCTCGGAGAAAGACTGGAGAGGAGTTTAACTTCACTTACGTAGAATGCTTGTTGTACACTTTTCACCATCTTGCTCACAAG GTTCCTAATGCTACTAACAGTCTATGCGGTTACAAGATAGTGACTGGGCAACCATCAGATAGGCTTGGCGAGGACTTTTCGGAGCAATATAAGGAGTTTACTGAGAG GTTGAGCTATGTTGAGGAGCTAACTAGGGCCACCATGAAGAAGTTAACACAGGGAATGGCTGAAAAGAACAAAGCGATGGCAGCTGCAAAGTCTGAAGAAGCAAAGAATACCATT AAAACTGAAAAGCAGAATACTACAACTGGGTTGCGAACCTGCAATAACATATTGACAATGACAAAG ACTCTGCATTCAAAAACACCCTCGTTCATTGGAGATAAGAGCATCAATCTGTCTTGGAAAGAAGCAACAAAACCTGCTGTGCCCTCTAGCTCGCCGACCACAGG AGCAAAACGACCTGCTAATTTTTCCAATGGATCTGGAAATATGCCTTCAAAAAAGAGCCGTGGAGGTGGCGGTTTACAAAACCAGCTTGTTAATAGAGCATTTGAAGGTCTATCTCAAGGTGGAAGAAGCGGGGGAAGGAGCGGTGGAGGAAGGAGCAGAGGCAGAGGGTGGGGTGGACGTGGAAGGGGAAGGGGTTACAGATAG
- the LOC103434854 gene encoding uncharacterized protein isoform X1, which produces MRRASRIITLPASILIGHSSSAGAVHNHSFTSLTLLQNRRNSQQQSFPGDFLKWGSLGFFRASSFATGFNPLKAKPLDSIIDVERVKDRSAEDIASAWDDFHLGRGHIGASMKAKLYNLLEHRAVDCRYFVIPLWRGNGYTTMFAQVQMPHMIFTGLEDYKARGTQASPYFAVTYYNEFAESKDMVLIRGDVVLPSKLTDSEAKWLVETTQSFYLNDMRYKLVERFNKQTHDFEFKDVLQALEMPNL; this is translated from the exons ATGCGAAGAGCCTCCAGAATCATTACGCTTCCAGCTTCGATCCTCATCGGCCATTCTTCTTCTGCTGGTGCTGTGCACAACCACTCCTTCACATCTCTGACCCTGCTACAAAATCGCCGCAACTCGCAACAACAATCGTTCCCGGGAGATTTTCTGAAATGGGGTTCGCTAGGTTTCTTCAGGGCTTCGAGCTTCGCTACTGGATTCAATCCCTTGAAGGctaagccgttggattcaatcattgatGTTGAGAGGGTGAAAGATCGCTCGGCCGAGGACATCGCTTCCGCTTGGGACGAT TTTCACCTGGGAAGAGGTCATATTGGTGCATCCATGAAAGCAAAACTATATAACCTGTTGGAGCATAGAGCGGTAGATTG CCGGTATTTTGTCATTCCCTTGTGGAGAGGAAATGGTTATACCACAATGTTTGCTCAAG TACAGATGCCACACATGATTTTCACCGGTCTTGAAGATTACAAGGCGAGGGGAACTCAAGCTTCTCCCTACTTCGCTGTAACTTACTACAACGAATTTGCAGAAAGCAAGGACATGGTGCTTATCCGAGGGGATGTCGTACTCCCAAGCAAACTCACTGACTCGGAGGCAAAATGGCTCGTGGAGACCACCCAATCATTTTATTTGAACGACATGAGGTATAAGCTGGTCGAACGGTTCAACAAACAAACACACGATTTTGAGTTCAAGGATGTCCTGCAAGCTTTAGAAATGCCGAATCTGTGA
- the LOC103434854 gene encoding uncharacterized protein isoform X2, giving the protein MRRASRIITLPASILIGHSSSAGAVHNHSFTSLTLLQNRRNSQQQSFPGDFLKWGSLGFFRASSFATGFNPLKAKPLDSIIDVERVKDRSAEDIASAWDDFHLGRGHIGASMKAKLYNLLEHRAVDCRYFVIPLWRGNGYTTMFAQDATHDFHRS; this is encoded by the exons ATGCGAAGAGCCTCCAGAATCATTACGCTTCCAGCTTCGATCCTCATCGGCCATTCTTCTTCTGCTGGTGCTGTGCACAACCACTCCTTCACATCTCTGACCCTGCTACAAAATCGCCGCAACTCGCAACAACAATCGTTCCCGGGAGATTTTCTGAAATGGGGTTCGCTAGGTTTCTTCAGGGCTTCGAGCTTCGCTACTGGATTCAATCCCTTGAAGGctaagccgttggattcaatcattgatGTTGAGAGGGTGAAAGATCGCTCGGCCGAGGACATCGCTTCCGCTTGGGACGAT TTTCACCTGGGAAGAGGTCATATTGGTGCATCCATGAAAGCAAAACTATATAACCTGTTGGAGCATAGAGCGGTAGATTG CCGGTATTTTGTCATTCCCTTGTGGAGAGGAAATGGTTATACCACAATGTTTGCTCAAG ATGCCACACATGATTTTCACCGGTCTTGA